A portion of the Thermosediminibacter oceani DSM 16646 genome contains these proteins:
- the rpsK gene encoding 30S ribosomal protein S11 yields MALTSRKRREKRRVEKGKAHIHSTFNNTIVTITDEAGNPITWASAGTVGFKGSRKGTPFAAQMAAESAARKAMDYGLRTVEVFVKGPGPGREAAIRSLQAAGLEISVIKDVTPIPHNGCRPPKRRRV; encoded by the coding sequence TTGGCCCTTACATCTAGAAAGCGCAGAGAAAAAAGGCGCGTCGAAAAAGGCAAAGCCCATATTCACTCGACGTTTAACAATACCATCGTGACAATAACCGATGAAGCCGGCAATCCGATCACCTGGGCAAGCGCCGGCACAGTAGGTTTCAAGGGCTCCAGGAAGGGTACGCCTTTCGCAGCCCAGATGGCGGCGGAATCGGCTGCGAGGAAGGCCATGGACTACGGGCTGAGAACCGTTGAAGTATTCGTTAAAGGCCCCGGTCCCGGACGCGAAGCCGCAATTCGTTCACTGCAGGCAGCCGGGTTGGAAATAAGCGTGATAAAGGACGTCACACCCATTCCCCACAACGGGTGCAGGCCGCCAAAGCGTAGGCGCGTGTAA
- the rpsD gene encoding 30S ribosomal protein S4: MARYTGPVCRLCRREGMKLYLKGERCYTPKCAIDRRGYAPGQHGQMKRKLSEYGLQLREKQKAKRIYGVLERQFKIYFEEAIRRKGVTGENLLRLLECRLDNVVYRLGFAKSRAQARQIVRHGHIEVNGRKVTIPSYQVREKDVIAVREKSRSLDFFKEMAEAGKGRIVPEWLSVNYDTLTGEVVRMPNREDIDVPIQEHLIVELYSK; this comes from the coding sequence ATGGCAAGATACACGGGTCCTGTATGCCGCCTGTGCCGCCGCGAGGGCATGAAGCTGTATCTGAAGGGCGAGAGGTGCTATACGCCCAAATGCGCCATTGACAGGCGCGGATATGCCCCCGGTCAGCACGGGCAGATGAAGAGGAAACTTTCCGAATACGGGCTGCAGCTAAGAGAAAAGCAGAAAGCCAAAAGAATTTATGGTGTGCTGGAAAGGCAGTTTAAGATATACTTTGAGGAAGCCATCAGGAGAAAGGGCGTTACCGGTGAGAACCTGCTTCGCCTTCTGGAGTGCCGCCTCGACAATGTGGTATACCGCCTGGGATTCGCTAAATCCAGAGCTCAGGCCCGCCAGATAGTGAGGCACGGCCATATAGAAGTTAACGGCAGAAAGGTTACCATTCCGTCCTACCAGGTGAGGGAAAAAGACGTCATAGCCGTCAGGGAGAAAAGCAGGTCCCTGGACTTCTTCAAAGAGATGGCGGAAGCAGGTAAAGGCAGGATTGTTCCCGAATGGCTGTCGGTAAATTACGACACGCTTACGGGAGAAGTCGTGAGGATGCCCAACCGCGAAGACATCGACGTACCGATACAGGAGCACCTCATAGTCGAGCTCTACTCCAAGTAA